TGCGCCGCCTGGTTGATCAGGTCGGCGTATTTTCCGGCGTGGATGCTTGTTTGCGCCGAGTAGGCCTGTCCTGCCTGTGGGCGGGCCTGAGCGGACAGGTTGTTCCATGCGCCGGCGCTGTTCGGGCCGCCGGTGGCGGCGCCGGCAAACTGGCTGAACAGGGCCGAAGTGACCGCCGACATCCCTGTATTGGCAACGGTTGCCGAAGGGGAGATCGCCGGCAGCGGGGGAAGGCTGACGTTCTGGCCGAGGGCCTGCGCCTTGATGGCGGCTGCCAGAGAATCGGAGAAATCAGCAAAGGACTGTCCCTTGGGACACTGCGCCTGAATCTGCTGGCGGATCGAATCAATCCCGACGATGGTCATGCCACACACCTCCCCGCTTCACTATACCCGAGCGAGCGCCCACCTGTAAAGGGTGGAACATCAGCAATCGTGTCAGAATATGGAACCGAAGAGGCAAGTTCCATCCGGAACAATGGTTCGGGCGGATACATAGGATAAAGCCCGGCTGTTTCTCTACGGAACAACCTTGTTAATACTAATGAGGGGAAACACTTTGTTGAGGTGAGCGGGATGAAAGAAGCCGCCTTGTTGCCGCGCTGTTCCACCTGCCGGCAGGTGCCGCCGGAAGGGATCGCCGGAGGGCTCTGGATCCGCGGCGTTTTTCTCTGCAACCGTTGTCTGGCTGACTTGTCCTCCTGGACGACCGAAAATGAGTCCTATCGGACCTTGAAAAACTCCTTGGACCGGCTCTGGCAGCGGCCCGATTGGCGGCGCCATTTGGCCTCGGGAGGCCGCCCGTGATACAATAGTAGGAAACGTTTTTGCGGGAGGTTTAAGATGGGGGATCGGCCTTTATGGCAGGCGTTGCAAGCGGATTATCAGGAGGGCGCGCTCGGGTTTCATACGCCCGGCCACGGGCGCGGGCGGGCGCTGGCCGGTCTGGGGATCCATCTCGATACGACCGAGTCCCCCGGCCTCGATGACCTCCACGCGCCGGAAGGCGTGATCGCTCATGCCCAGCGCCTGGCGGCCCGGGCCTTTGGCGCCGGGGCCACTTTTTTTTTGGTGCAAGGGGCGACCGTCGGCATCCATGCCCTCTGCCTGGCCGGCCTGCGGCCGGGTGATCGCCTCGCGCTGCCCCGGCACAGCCACCGTTCCGTGTTCGGCGGCCTGGTCCTGAGCGGGGCCGTTCCCCGCTACCTTCCGCCGCTCTGTGAAAGGGAGACGGGACTTCCCTTCGCCGTTGATTCCTCCGGCCTGGAGACGGCTGCCGAGGGTGCGACGGCCCTGCTGGCCTTGCGCCCCTCTTATTGGGGAACGGCGGAGGACCTGACCCCCTGGCGGCAAGCCGCCGAGCGGCAAGGGGCGGCCCTCTGGGTCGATGAGGCCCATGGCG
The nucleotide sequence above comes from Heliomicrobium undosum. Encoded proteins:
- a CDS encoding sigma factor G inhibitor Gin — its product is MKEAALLPRCSTCRQVPPEGIAGGLWIRGVFLCNRCLADLSSWTTENESYRTLKNSLDRLWQRPDWRRHLASGGRP